The Prochlorothrix hollandica PCC 9006 = CALU 1027 genome includes a region encoding these proteins:
- a CDS encoding MHYT domain-containing protein, translated as MTDFLNTGYNIELVIISILIAVLASYTAIDMAGRVTATQGRSQIAWLASGAAAMGTGIWSMHFIGMLAFRLPVLVYYDFLMVIISVLPAIIASGLALFLVSRSTLGWFKLLRGSLLMGFGITSMHYIGMAAMHTSAVMHYDARLVILSMIIAIAVSYVGLFLVFKLREETTSNQIWKKLPAAIIMGSAIPTMHYTGMAAAGFMPMPNMLRGSTLQPPENIVTLTGAVVIGTLLILGLALLTAFFDRRMAAQIIYAQAIQESQTYLKTILEGIQVGVLVIDGESQIRSSNRAILDLLNVSTESQLQHLWDKAVATHLDSSEFNPSSDGSSGGSSGSSSDSASDYSENWLLYTIQPLLQKIIAKQLIQNTIVYVETSPHQAPTALLVNAVPLQLANTSPTQMVCTFSEITGLKKTEKRLKESEAKFRGLATQEELLNHLSNQIRQSLNLPTILQTAVSEVRELFETDRALIYQFDPNWHGQVVLEDVAEPWLPTIGEAADDCFPEEYLKRYRNGGIRAMNNILEAGLNPEHLQFLERLRVQANLIVPIIVSGQLWGLLIVHQCSGPRVWKEEECNLLNRLGGQLGIAIQQSDLYTKAEQNAMQAQAQAQQLRESEAQLKQQAQALQQTLQELQKLQLQLVQSEKMSSLGQLVAGVAHEINNPVNFIHGNLAHVREYAQYLLNHVELYQKHYPNPAQEIQEAAEEIELEFLQEDLTKILNSMKVGTDRIRQIVLSLRKFSRMDEADFKAVDIHEGIDSTLMILQCQLKPRPEHSEIEVIRDYAELPLVECYPGQLNQVLMNILTNAIDALKDANEKNANEKNANQNPTPQDIKKNSPPQITIRTALIDDQWVKITIADNGPGIPETVKEQIFNPFFTTKPIGKGTGMGLSISYQIIIKKHGGKLDCFSSPHQGTEFVIQIPIQQQMASGIGN; from the coding sequence ATGACTGACTTCTTAAACACTGGTTATAATATTGAACTAGTCATTATTTCGATTTTAATTGCTGTTCTAGCCTCTTACACCGCCATAGATATGGCTGGGCGAGTGACTGCAACCCAAGGTCGTAGCCAAATTGCTTGGCTGGCCAGTGGAGCCGCTGCCATGGGCACTGGCATCTGGTCGATGCACTTTATTGGCATGTTGGCGTTCCGGTTGCCTGTGCTGGTGTATTACGACTTCCTGATGGTTATTATTTCCGTTTTACCCGCCATCATCGCCTCAGGCTTAGCTCTATTTTTAGTCAGTCGATCGACACTAGGATGGTTCAAACTGTTGCGGGGAAGCCTCTTGATGGGGTTTGGAATTACGTCAATGCACTACATTGGCATGGCTGCAATGCATACATCAGCAGTCATGCACTATGATGCTCGACTTGTTATCCTTTCTATGATTATTGCGATCGCAGTCTCCTATGTGGGACTATTTTTAGTGTTCAAATTGCGAGAGGAAACAACGTCAAATCAAATCTGGAAAAAGCTACCGGCTGCCATCATTATGGGATCAGCAATTCCAACCATGCATTATACCGGCATGGCAGCGGCTGGTTTCATGCCCATGCCCAATATGTTACGAGGGTCCACCTTACAACCTCCTGAAAACATAGTTACCTTGACGGGTGCTGTGGTAATCGGCACTCTGCTTATTTTAGGGCTAGCGCTACTGACTGCCTTTTTCGACCGTCGTATGGCTGCTCAGATCATCTATGCCCAGGCCATCCAAGAGAGCCAAACGTACCTCAAAACCATCCTAGAGGGGATTCAGGTTGGAGTGTTGGTAATTGATGGAGAGTCTCAAATTCGATCATCCAATCGGGCTATTCTTGATCTGTTGAATGTCTCAACGGAATCACAATTACAACACCTGTGGGATAAAGCAGTAGCCACTCATCTGGATTCATCAGAGTTTAACCCTTCATCTGATGGTTCCTCTGGCGGTTCGTCTGGCAGTTCCTCTGACAGTGCCTCTGACTATTCAGAGAATTGGCTTCTCTATACAATCCAACCCCTATTGCAAAAGATTATTGCAAAACAGCTTATACAGAATACTATTGTTTATGTTGAAACCTCACCACATCAAGCTCCAACTGCACTACTGGTGAATGCTGTTCCTTTGCAGCTAGCCAACACATCTCCCACCCAAATGGTATGTACATTTAGTGAGATTACTGGGCTGAAGAAAACCGAAAAACGCCTTAAGGAATCCGAAGCTAAGTTCAGAGGTTTAGCAACCCAAGAAGAACTCCTGAATCATCTCTCAAACCAAATTCGGCAATCTCTGAATCTGCCTACAATTCTGCAAACCGCCGTCTCTGAAGTCCGTGAACTATTTGAGACCGATCGGGCATTAATCTATCAGTTCGATCCCAACTGGCACGGACAGGTGGTGCTGGAAGATGTGGCAGAACCCTGGCTTCCTACCATTGGAGAAGCGGCAGATGATTGTTTTCCAGAGGAGTATCTGAAACGCTACCGAAATGGCGGCATCAGGGCAATGAACAATATTCTTGAAGCGGGTCTAAACCCTGAGCATCTCCAATTCCTAGAACGGTTGCGGGTACAGGCTAATTTGATTGTGCCAATTATCGTCAGCGGTCAACTGTGGGGTCTGCTGATTGTGCATCAATGTAGTGGACCCAGAGTCTGGAAAGAGGAGGAATGCAATCTATTGAATCGCCTAGGTGGTCAATTAGGCATTGCCATTCAGCAATCAGACCTCTATACCAAAGCCGAGCAAAACGCAATGCAAGCCCAAGCCCAAGCGCAGCAATTGCGTGAATCCGAAGCTCAACTCAAGCAGCAAGCTCAAGCCCTACAACAAACTCTCCAGGAGCTACAAAAACTCCAACTCCAGCTTGTCCAGAGTGAAAAAATGTCCAGCCTGGGACAACTGGTAGCGGGTGTTGCCCATGAAATCAATAATCCCGTCAACTTTATTCACGGCAACCTGGCGCATGTTCGGGAGTATGCCCAGTATTTATTGAACCATGTGGAACTGTACCAGAAGCATTACCCAAATCCTGCGCAGGAAATTCAAGAGGCAGCAGAAGAGATTGAGCTAGAGTTTTTGCAGGAGGACTTGACTAAAATACTCAATTCCATGAAAGTCGGTACCGATCGCATTCGTCAAATTGTCCTATCGCTGCGTAAGTTTTCCCGTATGGATGAAGCTGACTTTAAGGCGGTCGATATCCATGAGGGCATTGATAGCACCTTAATGATTCTGCAATGCCAGCTAAAACCCCGCCCTGAACATTCTGAGATCGAGGTGATTCGAGACTATGCCGAGTTGCCGTTGGTGGAGTGCTACCCTGGACAACTCAACCAGGTACTGATGAATATTCTGACCAATGCCATTGATGCTTTAAAAGATGCTAATGAAAAAAATGCCAATGAAAAAAATGCCAATCAAAACCCAACCCCTCAGGACATCAAGAAGAATTCCCCACCACAGATTACGATTCGCACGGCCCTGATCGATGATCAGTGGGTGAAAATTACGATCGCTGACAATGGACCTGGGATCCCTGAAACAGTGAAGGAACAGATCTTTAACCCCTTTTTCACGACAAAACCGATCGGCAAGGGAACGGGGATGGGTCTATCTATCAGCTACCAAATTATTATCAAAAAACATGGCGGTAAACTGGATTGCTTCTCCAGCCCCCATCAAGGAACAGAATTTGTAATCCAGATTCCTATCCAACAACAGATGGCCTCAGGGATCGGGAACTAG
- a CDS encoding chemotaxis protein CheW, with protein sequence MQSPLSVSVAPVSKNPTAPPIRFVTFDIGHLTLALPIAAVAKVVNLGTIQGSGQSAWGVMTLDDRPYTVIDLHQHLFHRPFNPTQTPGYLVLTALATGELLGIPVMDTPALVDVPRDRVRLLPTSYRKADTLALASHIARWHDAANPEEKTFFVLDVNSLL encoded by the coding sequence ATGCAGTCACCCCTTAGCGTTTCCGTTGCCCCTGTATCAAAGAACCCGACTGCGCCACCAATCCGGTTTGTCACCTTTGACATTGGTCATTTGACCCTAGCTCTCCCGATCGCCGCCGTGGCCAAGGTGGTCAATCTCGGCACGATTCAAGGCAGTGGTCAGTCTGCCTGGGGGGTGATGACCCTGGACGATCGCCCCTACACCGTCATTGACTTACACCAGCATCTCTTTCATCGCCCTTTCAACCCCACCCAAACTCCGGGCTATCTGGTGCTCACAGCTTTGGCCACAGGGGAACTGTTGGGAATTCCGGTCATGGATACGCCTGCGCTGGTTGATGTGCCCCGCGATCGGGTGCGCCTGCTACCCACCTCCTACCGCAAAGCCGACACCCTTGCCCTGGCCAGCCACATCGCTCGCTGGCACGATGCCGCCAACCCGGAAGAGAAAACTTTTTTTGTCTTAGATGTGAACTCCCTGCTGTAA